Within Cyprinus carpio isolate SPL01 chromosome A7, ASM1834038v1, whole genome shotgun sequence, the genomic segment TATGTCAGTGTAAtggttcaaatatttaaaatgtcattatgcTGATGAGTTAATTAGGCTGCTTTGGGCACTTTGAAAGTCAAGACTGATAAAACATGTGTTGTTCTTCACATCTTCTCAGCTGGAGCGGTTCAATGATGGTGCTGGAGTACATGTGGAATGAACATCAGAGGATGACTGAAATTGATCAGGTGCTGAGAACTGAGAAGAGATTGTGCTTCCACTCAGTGATCAATACACCCAGCAGTGCCTGAATATTTGGATGTGTTACAGCTCAGCTGTTCAGTATCACATTAAGAcctgtgtgtgttctgtttaGACTGTTGTACACCTCTGAGGACTTCACTGGAAACACAGATGCTTGGTGCTAAACTCTAATTATGCCTACATATACACCATTCAAAAGAAATGTCTTATTCttaccaaggctccatttatttgatcagaaattcagtaacatgaatattgtgaaatattataccaatttaaaataactgctttctgttttaatatattttaaaatgtgatggcaaagcagtcattactccggtcttcagcgtcacatgatccttcagaaatcattctaatatgttgatttggtgctcaaaaagcatttattattgttatctaCTGTATGTTATGGTgcttaatataatatttgtgaaatccgtgaaagattttttttttttttcaggattctttggtatgaaaagttcaaaaaatagtttattttaaatagtaaagacttttataatgttacaaaagatttgtcaCCTTAagtcaattcaatgcatccttgcctaataaaaggttttttttttttaactaactcctaaattttgaacggtagtattACATTTGGCACAtgcattgtttaaaagtgacatacattttttttctacacagTGTTTATTAGCGTGTTCCCTGGGTATTGAGCTCACAACCTTGGCATTGTTAGTGCCATGCTAAACTATATGAGCTACAAGAACACTTCCTTTATGTATAGACTCATGTTGGTTGGTCAGATTCATTGTGAAGAAGTTAATTGCTCAAAACAAGGGAATTTCCTGcatgtgctttttattatgtGTCATTGTTTTGTTGTCAGCTTTCATGTATGAAATTGTctgtttttatacaatataaGTGTTAATTAGTGTTGCCATCCTTATTTTCAACATGCTTTTGTTTGTCAGGATTAAAGTTTCCAGTGATGATCCGCCTGTGAGCAGTTCTCAATGGCTCAGAGGAAGAGGCCAGGGACCAACAGCAGCATGGCCACAGAGCCTCACACTTCAGCTCCACGCTCCTGCCCAGCCCCGTATCCTGACCCTGTGCAGCCTGAGGAGGAGTATGAAGAGTGCCGGGACCCTGAGGTGTCCCAACACACTTACCTCAACCAAGAGGAGGCAGATTTGACAGACAGCCGACCAGCCACACCCACCACTCCAGACCACGCCCACAGAGACTACCACGGCCACCCGGACAGTCTGGATGGAGACTCTAGCTCAGACTATGTCAACAATACGTctgatgaagaagaggatgattTCGATGAAGGGCTGCCGGAGGAGGATGAAGGTGTGACGTATTATATCCGCTATTGTCCTGAGGATGACAGCTACCTGGAGGGAATGAACTGTAATGAGCCTGAGTACGGACACCCGGACGGTCCCATGAAGCCACCTCCAGACACGGATGAGTGCCAGGAAACAGTTGAGGAATGGGTGGAGGGAGAGGACGATGCACATGGTGATGATGGAGAAGTGCGTTGCGAAGTACTCGAGCAGGACTCTGACCAGCAGCTGTACGACGGCAGACCCGAACCTGTCCTCGATCACCACCAACACTCACCGGATCCCCACCAGGAACAGATACCACCTTCTGATGAAGATCAAGAAGTGCACGATGTTGAAGGAAGTGAGGGCTTCTGCCCTGATCAGGAAGAAGAACTGCAGGTGGTGCAAGACAGAGGTGGTTACACAGGAGACTACTATGCCTCGGAGGACAATGGAAACTCTGTGCGTGTGTCACCGTACAGGGGGCATAAGGGCAAAAATGGAGAGACCGGAGAGGAGGCAGAGGAGGATATTGATCAGATAGTAGCTGAGATTAAGATGAGCATGAGTATGGGTAGTCTTAGCAGTGGCACTGATCAGAGTCCAGAGGAACTGGCGCTTGATCCAGCACCGAGCGGCTACCAGCCAGAGACACACTCCAAACCTGAGCCCACCCCTGCCCCAGCCCCTGCCCCATACCCTCAGCCTCACCGTCATGACGGCAGACCCAAATCCCTCAACATTCCCCCTGCCAGACACAATCCTGAGCTCCAGAGGAACTTTAAAGTACGACCTCACACACCagaggagagacagagatggaCGCAGGACCACGTGAGAGAGCAGGTAAGCAAATTAGCATAGCAACCTGTAACTGTTTCTGTAGCagcttattaaattaaatacacgGTTCAGtgaaaacagaataaatcagctcagtaaatctgaaatataaatataaaatttatcaaTGTATTCAATGTATTCAATTTATTCCGGACTAATATTCTGTAGAAGATATTTCTTATTGGCTCTAAGTACTCTACCATCTCACTTTTTTAGGGcatgtaagatgtttttgaaagtagtctcttattctcaccaaggctgtatttatttggtcaaaaatacagtgaaaacagtaatattgtaaaatattttttacattttataataacactttatatattttaaaatatgatttattccttTTATGACAAAGCtgtttttagcagtcattactcaagtcttcagtgtcacatgttcttctaaaaatcaatattattttgattttatgcttaagaaacatttcttattattaccaatgctgaaaacagttgtgctgtttttttgtattttagtgaaAACCATACAactctttttcaggattctgaatagaaagtttaaaagaacagcatttatttgaattacaaatcttttgtaacattatttatttttgatcagtttaatgcattcttgctaaagaAATGTATTCAGTTCTTGTTTTTGGCCCCTAGGAAAACAGTGACAGCAATACTTGGACAGACTTCTGTTTccttttaaaaggtttaaatagTAAACCAGTCGGAAatccaaatgtaatatttaatgttatgtattttaatttaataaaaaagatcaTCCCCAAAGGGCTCTCTGAAATATGCATAttcattattatagttaaatattaATGTGAACGTTGACAGCCCTCATTTAAATGCAAGTGGCCTTTGAGTAAACAAGATAAATGCTTGTTTATGCCCAAGAGTGAACCTCATCCTGATAGCTGAGAAGTGAGTAATGGTGTTGTTTTTTATGCTCTTAAGAGCTGATGCTTAATATGTGATATTTGGAGATGGCATagaatgttttctttaatgtgatgtcaatgtatttttacataattCTGGGGGTAGTTCCAAAGACAATTATAGAAAAAAAGGCCGTTATTACCATTTACTCGCTCATTTCAAGGGGAAAGAGCTCAGTTTGAGCAGCAAgctgaaaagaatgaaagaaagtaaTCTGACAGAAATTGGAAACGTTTCATTGTAACCTAGACATGAAGGGAACCCTGATCAAAGCAATTTCTCGAAATCtccaaatataaacaaatttccACCCAGCTAGAATATGTTACTTGAGAAGCTTTTTAAATTCAGTCCCATTATTCTTGCTCaggtacattgtttttttttttgtttttttttttttttgttttttttttttttttgaatggttaatttccaGAAACCTCTGCCTAAAGTCACTAAGCAAGTAATAAAGACAAATACACTGATATCTATAAATTATGCCAATAGTCTGGTTTGCTGAAAAATGAGTGGAGGTGCTGACTTTCTAATTgagtttgaaaaattaggttttctTAGACATTTCCTTCAAAATACCTTACTTTGCATTTTCAAAACAGAATAGGAAATTAAATCTTTCCAAGGGGGAAATAGGTGAAGGGGTTAGATGTAGTCTGATTGCCTCAGTGGTCCAGTGAATATCTTGTGAAGTTCTATTACACTCCTGCTTCTTTATTGCCTTTGGGCAATGAGGAGATTGCATTTTATCCTGTCAGGCAATGAATTTCATCAAGTAATAATGTCCTTATGTGCAGTAGACAGAGTGCTCATTTGAGACTTAAACTCCCCTGCAGATAGACAAAGAGTAAAAGTCTCTTTTAGGCACTGTGGATTTCCAGTTAAATACAACATCTGTTCATTTTACCAAAGCGTTTCAATACATTGtgtttgaaaaatgttcattatGCTGCATAAAGCGTTCCCGTTGGCCTTTTGCTTCTGACACGCATCAAATTGTTAATGCTGTTCATAAAGTGGCCTGCAACCTGTCGTCTGTGTCTTTTTTTGTCCTCTGTACATGTCACATCTCACCCTTCACTCATTTGTCACTCATTTCTCTCAATTTAAATTCTTTCTAGGTGTCTAACAGTGCAGAACAGCCAAGGAAGCAGCAGCGGTCTGATCTCAATGGACCACTGGAGAACAACAATGTCCCTGAGGTGAGCCTGTAATCATACAACACATTAACCAATCAATATCTGACAGTATGCACCCCACATAATCACTGCACATTGCAATCAGAGCTATTCTAGTCAGTGTGAACCTGTCATTTTATTCATGCCACATTTCTCTGGCTTTCTTAGAcagttttctttgcttttttcctGGCATATCTCAACTGTTGTACTAGCTTGCCACCATGCTCCCCCATGTGTTGATATAGTAAAATAATTGGCTTTGGCCTTTCCTGCACTGGCTCTACTGTATTTACATGGACAGAGGGGAGTTCAGCCTTGAGCTGCCAGTTCTGCTTCTCTGCACATTTTTTTATGCATGAATGTAACTCTATAAGAGTTTTACAGCCTGATTGTAAGAGGCATAAAATATGAGACATCGTCTGGGCAGTTACTCAAAATCGCCAAATAGTTGTGCTACCAAGCATTCTGCCAAGGTCATTTTtagatcatgttttttttcctttctttctttttttttgtataaaaacttATGAATGTTTCACATGTAGGAGGCAGTGAGACATAAGAATGTGTTAATTAGCATCATGAATGtcaagaatatttattgttaaacCTTATTAGAATGTTCACAATCATAATTGTTAAAAAgccatttcaagtttttttttttaatctcttattaaatatttatttctgcaaATTAGGGAACACTCACCCAATAAGTCAAAACATAATGGTAATAACCCACAAAGTATTCACCTGAAGGAATTCTGTTTGTATGCATCCCTTACTGTACGGTACAGTCCCTCCTTGTGTCATGTATAGCAGTATTCAGTCTTGCCTTACTTCATCTGAACACATTTAATTACCTTGACTGAGAGAGATTTTGAGTCCTTAGACTGCATTTAATGAAGACCCCTTACTTTGTCTGTTTTGGCTTAGCTAACTAAAATAAGGGCTAACAAAGCCATGTGCAGAATTGTTCTTTTTTAACAAATCGTTTGAGGgaacgattcaatgactcacttataaacACAGTTACTAAATTTGAAATtccatactactcttactatatTGTATGTTATGCTACTCCAAATTCAACcgcttattttaataaatcagtgtttttgaacaaattgtttgagggaatgattcaatgattcaatgCATATAAAGGCAATCAACTGTTCAAGAACTGAaaccgtaaaaaaaaatgtacataatgtatatttgtatgtttttattatattgtttatatttattatattttgtattttattatgttttttataaaacatattttgttcatcaaacactgtttctctgtttcttAGCCAACAAAGAAGACGGCCTCATTTCCCAGCTTCGTGGATGGTAAGCGAGCAtctcctattttttattttccttgcaTTTGATAATCTGCCCCCAAAAGTTTTATTCTATCAAATTAAATCAAGtctaaaacaaatcaaattcacCAAACCAACTCAGAGTGAGGAGATTAGAGAGCCACACAGAAGAATGCATTGTCTCAGTGGATTTACATGCGGAAAAGCGGACAGAATTTGTAAGCTGTTTTAATGGGTTGCAGTGGTGAGATTGTAATTAGAGAAATCATGTTTGCTAATATAAGGGCACATAAGTGGATGCTCAGCTAGAGGAATTCTCACAAACTATAGCAGGAAGTGAAGGAGAGTTCTGGAAAAGCAGGACAATCGATTGACCACAAGCTTATTTTTGGTTTAAGCAGGTCTGAGAATGTATTACTGCTGTCATGCCTTACTTCTGGGAACAAATTCTGCTTTCTGTTAAAAGGATAGAGTTCTGTCACATTTAAACCTTGTGCTTGAATGGTGGCAGCATAATGTATCCCTTAGTGGGTATCATGACATCCACATTTCCATATCACACCAGCAGAATACTcccagcacaccttgcttttcctCATGTGGCCACCTTGGCTCCTGCTTTTCAGTGTGCACCGTACAATTTTCAGCCTTCACAGTGGGATGGAATTGAGAACACTCACATATTTGCACACACTTTCATGCACATGACATCTGCGTGCAACTTTTCTGCCTGATAAGCTCACATTCATATACCTTATCAGTCACTGTGAGGTGGTCTACAGAGGAGGTGGCAACACAACAAATAGCTTTAATAATGAATTCTCAACGCTTCCCCTCTAACAGTGCCGGGCCCCTGTGAGCCCGAGGACCTCATTGATGGGATTATCTTCGCCGCCAACTACCTCGGCTCCACTCAGCTCCTGTCGGAGAGAAATCCATCCAAAAACATCAGGATGATGCAAGCCCAGGAGGCAGTGAGCAGGGTTAAGGTACAGAACCCTAGAAGCTctgtatttcctttttattttggtgtggctTTCAAGTGAGATGTTTAGACAAAGCGGATGAAGATTTCTCTGTGGAAAATGAGAtgagatttgtttgtttacaccCCGGGACTTGTTGACTAATCAGTAGTTATAGGATTATTTTCCGTGGTGTAGAAGTGTAATCCCTCTTTCTCCCAACTGGTTAACTTAGAATGACCTCCTGTTTCCATGTTACATAGAACATTCAAGtgaatttattgtgttttaagaGAGCATGTGGTGCAATTCAGGTGACATTTTTTTCTCCCAGAATACTTTGAATACTGACCTACTTCAGCAATAATTTATGGGGTAGACAAAAGCAGTCAGCTCTGTACACACTAAGATACTTATGCTatctcgctctctttttttttttttttttttttgcattagcaGTAGGGATATGGTAGCTGCCATTATCGAGTATGTAATCACTCACTTTGcaacaactaaacaaaaacttGCCTTGAAAGAGTCTATGCATTCGCTTTGTGATGTAGCCCATTAGAATGCCATTGAAAACCAAGTCAGACAGAACCATTCTACAAGCTATGCATTACATCTACGATCAACACAGTGGTATTTCGTTACTGAACATGTTTTTAACCAAttatttgggtgaattattcaaTAACTCATTTATAAACACGAGTGCTTTGTTTCTGCATGAATGGTcggttttgaatgaatcgtttaaataaacgattcagtgactcactcattcagACAGGGACTTGCCACCACTTactaacagttttaaaaatagaatttcaTTATTTggaatcatttcatatttcaatattcaaagctcatattttttaaaaacaatctcGTAGTATTATTTGAGCAATTGTAATTGTAGTGTAAATGTATTAATTCCAcatctgagctgcattaaacagtctgtaacCTCTACAGAGCAAATAGATTTTAAACAGTCTGCCACCTTTACAGAGCAAATTGATTTGGTTTATACTGGTTTCATTTGAATGCTAACAGCCCTGTAGTGTCATCTTATTCTAATTGAAATAGTTGATGAAATGTTTAACATAGAATATGACACATACAATTAATAAGGTAGCAGAATTTTGATAGCAGAAGAGGATTCATATTGCCAGGATGAATCTATAGGTTGCAAACATCTATTCATTGTGCTGTTAATTATTGGCCATAGTTGGCACTCCATTGGGGCAGGAGGTAATGGATCAGTTGTTAGTCCTGTATTAGATGTTTTATGGCTTTCAGCACTCAGCAATGGGAATCCACACAAGCCATGTAAGAAGCTGCTGTCCTGACTTAAATATGCTGTGCACGAGGTGTCTCAATCACTTTCAGACTGCCTGGCTCCACTCATGCTTGATATACTTCAATTTAGCTTTTTCAGGACAGAAGCAGTTCCAGAGTGGTGCATCTGAATATAAGAAACGGAAACATGCCGTAGAGCCATAAAATTTGAATGCATCAGGAACATGCAACTTTTAGCTAAGTAAGATTGTTTATTCTTGACAGGAGCATCTGTAAAGTTTAAAATTACTGCTGTCTGGTCCTGTGGACCTGATGGTATCAGATgatgaattattataatattcatgtgCCATGGTATTTATATGGCACTTACTTTTTGAATAGAAAGATCTCAATAACTTTTAAATGCTTTGAAATTAAGTATTGTATTCTGTATCCTTACAAAGTAGCAGTTTTTTATCCCTAGTTTACATTGTTCACTCTtgaattgcatgttattttaagAAAAGACAGTTGTTATAATTGCAGTGATGCTTCATTGCAGTCCTCCTGGTCAACAGCTGGCAGTTAATTTTACATGTGCTGCTCCACATTTAGAAACAAATACCTGTGGCAAGAACAAGCACACACCCACAGACATGCATGCACGTATTTGTCAGCTGGGTGCACATAGACCCGTGGTGATAGTAGAAGGACTGGGAATGTGCCTCAGGATGGCAGGATCACTTACTTGTATCAGTGTAATACAGAGGTACTAAATAATACAGAGGTACTGTATAGTACAGGCCTCTCTGTTGTTCACTCTCAAACAGCTACATACTGTACACCTGTCAGTGGTCAGTGTCTATCTCAGATGATAGAAGGAAATTTCTCAGGGTAGGTTCCAATCAAAACAGTAGAGTTCTGTGGAGTGGACTTTACAAGGCATTAGGcaatattaagatttaaaataatattgtgtatgATCAGCATAAAATGATACTCCATTGTATTCACTGTGGAGAAAGAAATTTATTCATCAGCCATTGCGCATCACTTCAGTCCTTTACAACacctaaaataaatgtagaaCAAAAGAGATCAGCTTATTTTCTCACACCGTCATTAGGCATTATGTACATGAGCTTAAAGCTCGATTTTTCAGTATACACACACTGGCCACTTCATTATGTACAACTGTTTAACTGCTTATTAACACAAATATATAATCAGCCAGTAACTAGGAGGCAaatcaatgcatttaggcatgtaGAAATGGTCAAGACAatctgctgaagttcaaactgtgCATCAGAATGGGGAATAAAGTTGATATAAATGACTTAGAACATGGTATGGTTGTTGGTGCTggatgggctggtctgagtatttcagaaactgcggatctactgggattttccaCACAGCCATATccagggtttacagagaatggtcagaaaaagaaaaaaatatccagtGATTGGCAGTTCTGTGAGTGAAAATGCCATGTTGATGCCAGAGGCCAGATGAGAATGGCGGGAGATAAAAAGGCAACAGTTACTCAAATAACCTCTTATTACAACCGTGGTatgcagaagagcatctctgaatGTACAACACGTCGAACCTTGAAGCAGATGGACAACAgtagcagaagaccacactgggtgccACTCTTAAAAACAGGGACTTTCTAAATCAGAACGCAGCTTCAGCTTCCACCCTGACTTCCAGCGTTCTCAGACCACCTTCTGTTTCCTCTATGAAGGGCCAATCCGGTCATTTCTCTCGCCTGCCACCTTCAAAAGCCATTCAAAATGAAACCATGGCAACAcactctctccttctcctctctATGCCTGCTATTATTATGTTTCTAGGTTTTTAAAAGTTAAGATGAACTGCACAATCCTccctcctttctctctttctccttcttccTTTCAGtatctcactctcacacacacaactctgacattcacgcactcacacacctgTTCTTCCACTCTGCAGATGATAATGTGTCTGTCCACAGCTGAGTGAGCAGTATGTCAGTGCAGAGCCTAAGGACAGTGTTTTTCTTGCTGCACTTCTAAAGCAGTGATTTTCAACCAGGTGAACGCATACCCAGAGGGGAGGAGACAGTTCACTCATATAAAATTGAATGGGAGAAATTGTGATGCTCAATATGGTAGCTTTAGTTTCCACCTACAGTAAAGAgggtctgttgttgtttttttctgtttactctTGAATTTGCacccattaaaggaatagttcacccaaaaatgaaaatttgctgaaaatttactcaccctcaggccatccaagatgtagatgaatttgtctttttttcacccatggatcctctgcagtggataggtgccgtcagattgagagtcaaaaaaagctGATAAAAGCGGCACattattttactgtcatttctgGCCACAATCCATCCcgttttcctctcacatcaaaatccactgacatatttatttagacctgttttggactgtttttcgCTTGTGaacggtgtttgatctgtgcatatttttcttctaAATCAGATAAGACAGCTTTTTAGCTGGAAAAAGTAATATTctatagaggactcatattttggctggaagcaatggtttgacaCTAAAAATTGTGTTATGGATTTGTTTATAAcaaacagcttttcatttcacaagacattagttgatggattggagtcgtgtggattacttgtggattattgtgatgtttttattatctgtttggactctcattttgacggcacccattcactgcagaggatccaatggtgagcaagtgatgcaatcctaaatttctccaaatctgttctgaaaaaaaaga encodes:
- the LOC109094062 gene encoding amyloid-beta A4 precursor protein-binding family A member 2-like isoform X1 translates to MAQRKRPGTNSSMATEPHTSAPRSCPAPYPDPVQPEEEYEECRDPEVSQHTYLNQEEADLTDSRPATPTTPDHAHRDYHGHPDSLDGDSSSDYVNNTSDEEEDDFDEGLPEEDEGVTYYIRYCPEDDSYLEGMNCNEPEYGHPDGPMKPPPDTDECQETVEEWVEGEDDAHGDDGEVRCEVLEQDSDQQLYDGRPEPVLDHHQHSPDPHQEQIPPSDEDQEVHDVEGSEGFCPDQEEELQVVQDRGGYTGDYYASEDNGNSVRVSPYRGHKGKNGETGEEAEEDIDQIVAEIKMSMSMGSLSSGTDQSPEELALDPAPSGYQPETHSKPEPTPAPAPAPYPQPHRHDGRPKSLNIPPARHNPELQRNFKVRPHTPEERQRWTQDHVREQVSNSAEQPRKQQRSDLNGPLENNNVPEPTKKTASFPSFVDVPGPCEPEDLIDGIIFAANYLGSTQLLSERNPSKNIRMMQAQEAVSRVKRVQKAAKIKKKAQNPEGDAQTLTEVDLFISTQRIKVLNADTQETMMDNALRTISYIADIGNIVVLMARRRMPRTASQDCIETTPGAPEAKKQYKMICHVFESEDAQLIAQSIGQAFSVAYQEFLRANGINPEDLSQKEYSDIINTQEMYNDDLIHFSNSDNCKELQLEKQKGEILGIVIVESGWGSILPTVILANMMNGGPAARSGKLSIGDQIMSINNTSLVGLPLATCQGIIKGLKNQVQVKLNIVSCPPVTTVLIKRPDLKYQLGFSVQNGIICSLMRGGIAERGGVRVGHRIIEINGQSVVATAHEKIVQALSNSVGEIHMKTMPAAMFRLLTGQETPMYI
- the LOC109094062 gene encoding amyloid-beta A4 precursor protein-binding family A member 2-like isoform X2, which gives rise to MAQRKRPGTNSSMATEPHTSAPRSCPAPYPDPVQPEEEYEECRDPEVSQHTYLNQEEADLTDSRPATPTTPDHAHRDYHGHPDSLDGDSSSDYVNNTSDEEEDDFDEGLPEEDEGVTYYIRYCPEDDSYLEGMNCNEPEYGHPDGPMKPPPDTDECQETVEEWVEGEDDAHGDDGEVRCEVLEQDSDQQLYDGRPEPVLDHHQHSPDPHQEQIPPSDEDQEVHDVEGSEGFCPDQEEELQVVQDRGGYTGDYYASEDNGNSVRVSPYRGHKGKNGETGEEAEEDIDQIVAEIKMSMSMGSLSSGTDQSPEELALDPAPSGYQPETHSKPEPTPAPAPAPYPQPHRHDGRPKSLNIPPARHNPELQRNFKVRPHTPEERQRWTQDHVREQVSNSAEQPRKQQRSDLNGPLENNNVPEPTKKTASFPSFVDVPGPCEPEDLIDGIIFAANYLGSTQLLSERNPSKNIRMMQAQEAVSRVKRVQKAAKIKKKANPEGDAQTLTEVDLFISTQRIKVLNADTQETMMDNALRTISYIADIGNIVVLMARRRMPRTASQDCIETTPGAPEAKKQYKMICHVFESEDAQLIAQSIGQAFSVAYQEFLRANGINPEDLSQKEYSDIINTQEMYNDDLIHFSNSDNCKELQLEKQKGEILGIVIVESGWGSILPTVILANMMNGGPAARSGKLSIGDQIMSINNTSLVGLPLATCQGIIKGLKNQVQVKLNIVSCPPVTTVLIKRPDLKYQLGFSVQNGIICSLMRGGIAERGGVRVGHRIIEINGQSVVATAHEKIVQALSNSVGEIHMKTMPAAMFRLLTGQETPMYI
- the LOC109094062 gene encoding amyloid-beta A4 precursor protein-binding family A member 2-like isoform X3, translated to MAQRKRPGTNSSMATEPHTSAPRSCPAPYPDPVQPEEEYEECRDPEVSQHTYLNQEEADLTDSRPATPTTPDHAHRDYHGHPDSLDGDSSSDYVNNTSDEEEDDFDEGLPEEDEGVTYYIRYCPEDDSYLEGMNCNEPEYGHPDGPMKPPPDTDECQETVEEWVEGEDDAHGDDGEVRCEVLEQDSDQQLYDGRPEPVLDHHQHSPDPHQEQIPPSDEDQEVHDVEGSEGFCPDQEEELQVVQDRGGYTGDYYASEDNGNSVRVSPYRGHKGKNGETGEEAEEDIDQIVAEIKMSMSMGSLSSGTDQSPEELALDPAPSGYQPETHSKPEPTPAPAPAPYPQPHRHDGRPKSLNIPPARHNPELQRNFKVRPHTPEERQRWTQDHVREQVSNSAEQPRKQQRSDLNGPLENNNVPEPTKKTASFPSFVDVPGPCEPEDLIDGIIFAANYLGSTQLLSERNPSKNIRMMQAQEAVSRVKQNPEGDAQTLTEVDLFISTQRIKVLNADTQETMMDNALRTISYIADIGNIVVLMARRRMPRTASQDCIETTPGAPEAKKQYKMICHVFESEDAQLIAQSIGQAFSVAYQEFLRANGINPEDLSQKEYSDIINTQEMYNDDLIHFSNSDNCKELQLEKQKGEILGIVIVESGWGSILPTVILANMMNGGPAARSGKLSIGDQIMSINNTSLVGLPLATCQGIIKGLKNQVQVKLNIVSCPPVTTVLIKRPDLKYQLGFSVQNGIICSLMRGGIAERGGVRVGHRIIEINGQSVVATAHEKIVQALSNSVGEIHMKTMPAAMFRLLTGQETPMYI
- the LOC109094062 gene encoding amyloid-beta A4 precursor protein-binding family A member 2-like isoform X4 is translated as MAQRKRPGTNSSMATEPHTSAPRSCPAPYPDPVQPEEEYEECRDPEVSQHTYLNQEEADLTDSRPATPTTPDHAHRDYHGHPDSLDGDSSSDYVNNTSDEEEDDFDEGLPEEDEGVTYYIRYCPEDDSYLEGMNCNEPEYGHPDGPMKPPPDTDECQETVEEWVEGEDDAHGDDGEVRCEVLEQDSDQQLYDGRPEPVLDHHQHSPDPHQEQIPPSDEDQEVHDVEGSEGFCPDQEEELQVVQDRGGYTGDYYASEDNGNSVRVSPYRGHKGKNGETGEEAEEDIDQIVAEIKMSMSMGSLSSGTDQSPEELALDPAPSGYQPETHSKPEPTPAPAPAPYPQPHRHDGRPKSLNIPPARHNPELQRNFKVRPHTPEERQRWTQDHVREQVSNSAEQPRKQQRSDLNGPLENNNVPEPTKKTASFPSFVDVPGPCEPEDLIDGIIFAANYLGSTQLLSERNPSKNIRMMQAQEAVSRVKNPEGDAQTLTEVDLFISTQRIKVLNADTQETMMDNALRTISYIADIGNIVVLMARRRMPRTASQDCIETTPGAPEAKKQYKMICHVFESEDAQLIAQSIGQAFSVAYQEFLRANGINPEDLSQKEYSDIINTQEMYNDDLIHFSNSDNCKELQLEKQKGEILGIVIVESGWGSILPTVILANMMNGGPAARSGKLSIGDQIMSINNTSLVGLPLATCQGIIKGLKNQVQVKLNIVSCPPVTTVLIKRPDLKYQLGFSVQNGIICSLMRGGIAERGGVRVGHRIIEINGQSVVATAHEKIVQALSNSVGEIHMKTMPAAMFRLLTGQETPMYI